The Candidatus Neomarinimicrobiota bacterium genome includes the window GAAAGAATTGGAACAATTATTCTGGCCTTACCTGGAATCCTCTTTTCACATCCCTGATCAAGATTCTTGAGCGAAAATAAGGATCTTCATTGATCAAACTGCGAGCGGTTTCTAATCCTCATTCTGCAGATTGAACCGCAATTTAAAACTGGTTCCATTGGTTCTATCAATTTCCATTTTGCCCTCGAGTTGTTCAGTAAGAATTCGAGTGATCCTTAGACCCATGGTTTGGGTTGTCTCAAAATCCAGAGATGGATTCAAACCAACTCCATTATCCCGAACAATAATCTCCGCGGCAGAATGACCAATAGCTTTTACTGACACCCATATATCACCTTCCCCATTATCCGGGAATGCGTATTTTAGCACATTTGTGATCAACTCATTCACGATCAACCCGCATGGGATGGCTTTATTAATATTCAGCTTTATCTGGTCGATATCCTGATGGAAACGGATACGTTGTTGATCAATGGTGTAGAAATTGATCAATTCATAGATCAGAGATTCGATATACTGATCAAAGTCAACTGCATCCATGCTTTTTGATTTAAAGAGTCTTTCATGGATCAGAGCCATGGTGCGTATCCGGTTTTGAGTTTCACCAAAGATCTCAAATAGATGCTCATCCTGCGTATATTCAGCCTGAAGGTTTAGCAGGCTATTGATCACCTGCATATTATTTTTGACCCGATGATGTACTTCTCGCAACAGTAGATCCTTTTCTTGGAGCGATTTTTCCAATTTAGTCAAAATCTCTTTCCGACCTGAGATATTACGGACATTTGCCAGCATTCTGTCCTTGCCATGAATAACCGCCGGCCGTAGCGTAACCTCCACCCAGAATTTCTTACCGGATTTATGTATAGCTTCCCATTCAAAGGTTTTATGTCCCTCAGAAATTGCCAACTTAAAGAGATCGCCAATTCCAGATGTCACAACAGAAGCAGCACTAAATTTCTGAACATCTGTACCGATGACCTCATCACGTTTATACCCATACATCCTTAGCATGGTTTCATTGACATCCAGTATCTCGGATGTATCAGGGTCATGAATGAAGACTGCTTCAGATATGGCATTAAACAATTCCTGGTAGGTCTGCTCAGTCAGCTTGATCCGCTCTTCGGCCTGGATGATGTGACTGATATCGTACACAACTCCTGAAATATTCTTGGGTTCACCATTTTCATCGCGGATGATCGTGGAATGATCGTTTACCCAAATATAATGCCCGTCTTTACAGCGAATCCGATAAGCTGCAGTTTCAAATGATTCCAGCCCCTGATCCAGTGCCTGTTGGGCAGTTTTTCTGCATCGCTCGGCATCCTCAGGATGCATAATATCAACGAAAAGGACTGCTCCGCTAAGCATCTCGTCAACTGTATAGCCAAGGATATTCTCAACATTATCACTTATGTGATGGAGTGCTTTATCTGCAATCATATCCCATTTAATGATCATGATCGGACCAGCCAGAAAGATATTGCGTTCCTCCAACTGGGTTCGCTCAAGCGCACGGGTTGCCAATTCAGCTTGATAGGTACCGGAGATATCCTCCATGTTGGCCTGGGCACCAATTATTTGTTGCTCAGCATTGTAGATCGGATGGATCACTACCTGAAAGTAGATCGTCTTTTCCCAGGCTGAAGTGTACTCACTGGTGAATTTTACAGCCTTATTCTCCCGGATACATTCCTGAAATTTTTGAGCTATACCAGCATCCTGTAAGGGTTTGAAGGTAAAAATATTAAAAGCCATGGTTGCCTCTCTAGAGGGTGACCCCAGAGAATTGACCATGACTGTGTTTACTTCAAGAATATTCCCTTCCACATCGATCCGTATAATCCCAGTGGGAGAATTTTCCACCAGGCCACGATAGCGTAATTCACTTTCGGCAATTTTTCGATGAGATTCCTGGAGTTCCGTGACATCATAGATATATCCCATGATCATCGTGGCTTTTCCAGATTCATCTTTTTGGATGTATCCATAGTCCTGAACCCATATATATCCACCGTTTTTATGCTTCAGACGATAAGGGGGCACAGATATCACATCTGAACCTTCGTTGACTTGAGTACGAATTTTCTCCTGTAGCTCGGCCAGATCTTCTCGGTGTGTTATACTGGGGTAAAGAATCCTGCCATCAGTAAAATCGCTTACTTCATACCCCAAGATATCCTTAACATTTTCAGAAATGTAGATCAATGGTTCCGATTCATCCATTGGCCAATGGATCTGAATAACAGGTCCACTGAAAAAGATCCGGCGTTCTTCTATTAATTCCAGTTGACGCTGTTTTAATCCGACTTCAGCAACATGCAGAGCCTCAAACTGTTGTTTTTGCATAGTGATATCATCGACTACACCATCTATGTAAATTGCCTGTCCTGTATCATCTTTCACCAGTACGGAGGAGACCCTCCCCGGAAATATCTTTCCATTGCTGCGTTTGAATAAAAACTCCCGCTCCCGGAAATGCCCTTTTGACTTCAATTCCTTGCGGATACTGTCTCGATCTCCTGGTTCAACATAGAGATCAACAACCGAAATTGCTGCTAATTGAGTTTTATCTTCATATCCAAATATCTTTAGAAAAGCCGGATTAACATCGATAAAACTTCCAGAGTTATCCGGACTTGTGCGAAATACAGCCGTATTCAGATTATCCAGAATAAATAAAGTATCGCTTGCTTGGAATGTGTGTTTCTTTTTCATAAACCTGCCCGTTAGTGAAAGTGGACCATTTTTGGCCATTCAAATTCTTTGGCTGACAATTTATGCAAAAAATCTGGGCAAGCGACCCCGATTTGCATACAATAATAGAGTTCTTTCTGCCAGAAATTCGAATTGGTGTGATATTTTCTAAGATATTGACTTATGTTGAGAGCATGAAGGCAGCAAATTTCATTAAATCCTGGCCTGCATTGTGGCTGTGGATGCACTACTGGGATGAGCATCTAAAAGGCGCCCAATTGGATATTGCATATACTTTT containing:
- a CDS encoding PAS domain S-box protein; the encoded protein is MKKKHTFQASDTLFILDNLNTAVFRTSPDNSGSFIDVNPAFLKIFGYEDKTQLAAISVVDLYVEPGDRDSIRKELKSKGHFREREFLFKRSNGKIFPGRVSSVLVKDDTGQAIYIDGVVDDITMQKQQFEALHVAEVGLKQRQLELIEERRIFFSGPVIQIHWPMDESEPLIYISENVKDILGYEVSDFTDGRILYPSITHREDLAELQEKIRTQVNEGSDVISVPPYRLKHKNGGYIWVQDYGYIQKDESGKATMIMGYIYDVTELQESHRKIAESELRYRGLVENSPTGIIRIDVEGNILEVNTVMVNSLGSPSREATMAFNIFTFKPLQDAGIAQKFQECIRENKAVKFTSEYTSAWEKTIYFQVVIHPIYNAEQQIIGAQANMEDISGTYQAELATRALERTQLEERNIFLAGPIMIIKWDMIADKALHHISDNVENILGYTVDEMLSGAVLFVDIMHPEDAERCRKTAQQALDQGLESFETAAYRIRCKDGHYIWVNDHSTIIRDENGEPKNISGVVYDISHIIQAEERIKLTEQTYQELFNAISEAVFIHDPDTSEILDVNETMLRMYGYKRDEVIGTDVQKFSAASVVTSGIGDLFKLAISEGHKTFEWEAIHKSGKKFWVEVTLRPAVIHGKDRMLANVRNISGRKEILTKLEKSLQEKDLLLREVHHRVKNNMQVINSLLNLQAEYTQDEHLFEIFGETQNRIRTMALIHERLFKSKSMDAVDFDQYIESLIYELINFYTIDQQRIRFHQDIDQIKLNINKAIPCGLIVNELITNVLKYAFPDNGEGDIWVSVKAIGHSAAEIIVRDNGVGLNPSLDFETTQTMGLRITRILTEQLEGKMEIDRTNGTSFKLRFNLQNED